In a single window of the Coffea eugenioides isolate CCC68of chromosome 3, Ceug_1.0, whole genome shotgun sequence genome:
- the LOC113764879 gene encoding aspartic proteinase A2-like yields MLLNLLVLAFLLFGAGNLAFNLPSDGILRIALKKRPLNLNNIHAATIYAGHLGNFTGHVESLERNVVYLKNYLDMQYYGEISLGTPPQHFDVVFDTGSANLWVPSSKCFFSVACYVHSKYRSRQSSTYTEIGKSCKIPYGSGSIYGFFSRDNAGLGGITIKEQVFTEATWEGLFTFLVAQFDGILGLGFQDIAIGRVTPIWYTMLDIFIKLFFFGGRASGCVRFCL; encoded by the exons ATGCTGCTAAACCTACTGGTGCTAGCATTTCTACTTTTTGGAGCCGGCAACCTTGCTTTCAACCTTCCGTCTGATGGGATACTGAGGATCGCTCTCAAGAAGCGGCCTTTGAATCTTAACAACATCCATGCGGCAACAATCTATGCCGGACACTTGGGAAACTTCACTGGCCACGTGGAATCCCTAGAACGAAATGTTGTGTATCTGAAGAACTACTTGGATATGCAGTATTATGGTGAGATTAGTCTCGGTACACCACCACAACATTTTGATGTTGTCTTTGATACTGGCAGTGCTAATCTTTGGGTCCCATCTTCAAAATGCTTCTTTTCT GTTGCATGCTATGTACACTCCAAGTATAGGTCAAGGCAATCCAGCACATATACAGAAATTG GAAAATCTTGCAAAATCCCTTATGGCTCGGGATCCATCTATGGATTCTTTAGCAGAGATAATGCAGGACTTGGAGGTATCACAATTAAGGAGCAG GTGTTCACTGAGGCAACATGGGAAGGACTGTTCACGTTCTTAGTTGCACAATTTGATGGGATACTTGGACTTGGATTTCAGGACATTGCTATTGGACGTGTAACTCCAATTTGGTATACTATGCTTGATATATtcattaaactttttttttttgggggtagAGCTTCCGGATGTGTACGATTCTGTCTTTAG